The Variovorax sp. PMC12 genome segment GCCGATCCTGGCGCAGAACCTGGGCGCGGGGCAGTACCGAAGGGTGCAGGAAGGCCTGCGCGACAGCCTGCTGTTCATGGTGGCGTCGGTGGCCGCGGCGTGGCTGCTGCTGGCGCTGGGGCAAGGCGTGCTCATTCGCGCGTTCTCGGCCGAAGGGCAGGCGGCGGAGCTGATCTCGCTGTTCTGCAGCTGGCTGGCCGCGAGCTTCTTCTTCGCGGGCGGGCTGTTCGTGGCGAACGCCTCGTTCAACAACCTCGGGCATCCGCTGCTGTCGACCGCGTTCAACTGGGGGCGCGCCACGCTGGGCACGATTCCGTTCGCCTGGTGGGGCTCGCACCACGGGGCGGCCGGCGTGCTGATCGGGCAGGCCGTGGGCTCGTCGATCTTCGGGCTGCTCGCGGTGGTGGTGGCGTTCAGGCTGGCCGCGAAGCTGGCGCGGCAGGAGGCGCCCGACGCGGCACCGGCCCCGGTGCTCGACGCACCGGTGGCGCCTGCATCGGCGCTGGCCACGCCGCAGGCGGGCGTTACTGATCCAGCAGCCGCACCTTGACCGACTTGCCCTTGACGCGGCCGGCGGACAGCTTGCGCGCCGCCTCGGCCGCGATGGCGCGGTCCACCGCCACGTAGGTCGAAAATTCGTTCACGTTGATCTTGCCGACCTGCTCCTTCGTGTAGCCGCAGTCCCCGGTGAGCGCGCCCAGCACGTCGCCGGCGCGGATCTTTTCCTTGCGCCCGCCCACGATCTGCAGCGTGGCCATCGGCGGCTTCAGCGGCGTGCCCTTGGCAGGCGTGAGTTCGGACAGCTCGTGCCATTCGGATTCGCGGCCCTGCAGCTGCTCGATCTTCCCGACGAAGCCCATCTCGTTCATGCTGGCGAGGTTCAGCGCCAGGCCTTCCGAGCCGCCCTGCTGGCCGACCCGGCCGGTGCGGCCGACGCGGTGGATGTGGATTTCGGAGTCGGGCGTCACGTCGACGTTGATCACCGCCTCGAGATGCGAAATATCGAGCCCGCGCGCGGCCACGTCGGTGGCCACCAGCACCGAGCAGCTGCGGTTGGCGAACTGCACCAGCACCTGGTCGCGCTCGCGCTGCTCCAGCTCGCCGAACAGCGCCAGTGCGCTGAAGCCCTGGGCCTGCAGCACGTCGACGAGGTCGCGGCACTGCTGCTTGGTGTTGCAGAAGGCCAGCGTGCTCACGGGGCGGAAATGGTCGAGCAGCAGGCTCACGGCGTGCAGCCGCTCGCTGTCCTTGACCTGGTACCAGCGCTGGCGGATCTTGCTGCCTTCATGCTGCGCCTGCACCGTGATCTGCTCGGGGTTCTTCATGAACTGCTGCGCGAGCTTGGCGATGCCTTCGGGGTACGTGGCCGAGAACAGCAGCGTCTGGCGGGCCGAAGGGCACTGGCGCGCCACCGTCACGATGTCGTCGAAGAAGCCCATGTCCAGCATGCGGTCGGCTTCGTCGAGCACCAGCGTGTTGAGCGCGGACAGGTCGAGGTTTTCGCGCTCGAGGTGGTCCATGATGCGCCCCGGCGTGCCCACCACGATGTGGGCGCCATGCTCCAGGCTGGCGACCTGCCCGCGCAGCGCGACGCCGCCGCAGAGCGTGACGACCTTGATGTTTTCCTCGGCGCGCGCCAGGCGGCGGATTTCGGTCGTGACCTGGTCGGCCAGCTCGCGCGTCGGGCACAGCACCATCGCCTGGATGGCGAAGCGCCGGGGGTTGAGGTTGGCGAGCAGCGCCAGTGCGAAGGCGGCGGTCTTGCCGCTGCCGGTCTTGGCTTGCGCGATCAGGTCCTTGCCGAGCAGCGCGGGCGGCAGCGCGGCCGCCTGGATCGGCGTCATCTGCGTGTAGCCGAGCTGGGTGAGGTTGGCCAGCGTCTGGGGCGTGAGCGCCAGCGTGGCAAAGCCGTTGTCGGCTGGGGTGCCGCCGGCTGTGGGATTGGTTGTGGTCATCGTTCAGCAGCCGGGGAGCGCAAAAAAACAAAAGCCTTGCCGGCACCCTTGGCGGGGCGCCGCAAGGCCTTGCGTCAGTCGCGGATCAGCGGCGGGGTGCGTTGTTGTTGCCGGAGTTGGTCGGCGGCGGGCCGCGACGTTCCAGGTGACGGAAGGTGATACGGCCCTTGGTCAGGTCGTAGGGCGAGAGTTCGAGCGACACCTTGTCACCCGCCAGGATGCGGATGTGGTGCTTGCGCATCTTGCCGCCGCTGTAGGCGATCAGCTGATGGCCGTTGTCGAGCGTGACGCGGTAGCGCGAGTCGGGCAGGACTTCGGTCACCGCGCCGTTCATTTCGATCAGTTCTTCCTTGGGCATGTGTGATTACCTCTGAATCGTTCGATGTGTGTTGGAGATGGAATCGGGCGTAATTGTTTCAGGCCGCGCACGGGAGTGCGAGGGGCGCGCGTTCGCGCACCCAGCCAAGGCCCTCGTCGACGGCATAGCGGACCGCCGCGGCGTGGCTGGCGAAGCGCGGCGTGAAACGCATCACGCGGTCGTGCATGCCGCTGCCGCTGCCGGAGCGGATGGAGACGGAAGCGGCGAAATTGCCGTCGTCCTGGTGTCGGATGAGCGGCGAAACAAGGTACTTGCCCACCGCGATACTGTGTTGAATGATGTCCATGAAGCCTTGGCTCGGCGCGCGGATACGAAGCGCGAAGAGCCTGAAAAATAATTGAAAACGGGCGTGGGCCGGCCGGAATGGCGCGGCGGACGCGCTATTCGCTTCAACAGGAACGAAGGCAGTGGTGGCAATCATGGGCGCCCGGTCTGGCGCTCCAACACACTGTATGAGCCGGCTTGGGAATGAGGGGCCTGAAGAATCCAAGGACAGTGCAGGTCAGCCGGCGGTATTGACGAAATTCTTCGTCGTGGTATCGAAACGAACCCGACATTATAGCCCGCAGGGCATGACGACTGCTTGTCTTAATTACAACGCCTCCATGAAAAAGGCCCCGAGGGGCCAGCGATCAGGGGTTTTCAGCTACTAAAAACATAGCGATGCCGGGGCGGAGCAGGCCCTCCGTGCCCTGCGAGCCGCCCGAAGCAGCAGCGCCAGCCCCGTGAGTTGCATCGCCGCGCCCGCCCATCCCACCGCGCTCACGCCAAACAGCTCGATGGCCGCGCCGCCCAGCGCCGAGCCGGCCGCGATACCGAGGTACGTCGCCGAGGCATTGAGCGACAGCGTCATCGGCGCGCGCTCCGGCGCCAGCCGGATCAGCCGCACCGCCTGCGCCGGCCCGAAGCCCCAGCCGGCGAAGCCCCACAGCGCCGACAGCCCCACGATCAGCGGCAACGCCAGCCCGCGCGGCAGCATCTGCGCCGCGAACGACAGGCCGCCCAGAATCACCACCAGCAACAGTGCAAAACCCTGCGCCACGCGGTCGGCGCCGAAGCGGTCGGTGGCCCAGCCGCCGGCCGCGGTGCCAAGGGCCGCCGCCACGCCGATGGCGCAGAACACCGCGCTCGCGCCTTCGGCGCCGAAGCCCAGCGTGCCCGACAGGAACAGCGCGATGTAGGTGTAGAAGCTGAAGCCGCCGGTGGCCCACAGCAGGGTGACGAGCAGCGCCGGCAGCACGCCGGGTGCGCGCGCCGCCTCGAAGGCCGGTGCCTGCTTCGCGGCGGCGGGGGCTTGCGCCAGGGCGCGCGGCAATCCCAGGGCCAGGCCCCAGGCGGCCAGCGCCGCCACCGCCGCGATCAGCAAGTAGGCCGTGCGCCAGCCGCCCCAGCTCGCGATCCATGCGCCCAGCGGCACGCCGAGCGCCACCGCCACGGTGCCGCCGCCGCTCACGATGGCCAGCGCCCGGCCGCGCAGCGCGGGCGACACCATCGCCGCCGCCACGGCGCTTGCGGTCGGCAGGAACACGCCGGCTGCCAGTCCCAGCGCGATGCGCGCCAGCGCCAGTAGCGCGAAGCCGTGCGCCAGTCCTGCTGCCAGTGCGAGGCCCGAGAACGCGGCGAGGCTGGCGATCAGCAGCGGCCTCCGCCCGAAGCGCGCGAACAACGCCGCCATCAGCGGGGAGCCGACGGCGTAGCTCAGCGCGAACAGCAGCACCAATTGCCCGGCCCGCGCGGCGCTGACCTGCAGGTCGGCCGCCAGCACCGGCAGCAGTCCCGCGACCATGAAGCTTTCGGTGCCGATGGCGAAGGCGCCCAGCGCGAGCCAGCCGAGGCTCATGGGCAACCGTTCGGGCAAGGGCGCGGCAGTGGGGTTGGTTGGCATGGAAGGCTCCGTTCAAAGGTGTTCCGAGGCCTTCAGAATAGGATTGCGATTGGCTCCTTGAAAGAACCACAATCGGCGAAGTTCATGGAACCACTTTTCGAACTCGCCATCCGCCTGCCGGGCGCCGGCTCGCGCGAACTGCTGCGCGAAGTGCACCGGCAATTGCGCGGCGCCATCCTCGACGGCCGGCTGCAGCCCGGCGCGCGCCTGCCCGCCACGCGCGCGCTGGCCGAGCGGCTCGGCGTGTCGCGCAACACCGTGCTCGCGGCCTACGACCTGCTGCTGAGCGAGGGCTACCTGCTGGCGCGTCCCGGCGCGGGTACCTACGTGGCCGACATCCTGCCGGACTCGCGACGCGGCCGTCCCGCCCGCCCGGCCCGGGGCATGGCGGCCGGGCGCGATTCCCGGCTGGTGCCGCTGCACGTGCCCGGCGCCGATCTCGCGCCGACGCTGCAGCCGCAAGCCGCGCGCGACGACTTCCGCGTCGGCCTGCCCGACGTGAGCGCCTTCCCTTTCGACATCTGGCGCCGCCTGTCCGACCGAGCGCTGCGCCGCGTTGCGCGGCAGACCGCCGACTACGCCGACCCGCAGGGCCAGCAGGCACTGCGCGAGGCGATCGCGCGGCATGTGTCGTTCACCCGCGCGGTGGGCTGCACAGCCGGCGACATCGTCGTCACGGCCGGCGCGCAGCAGGCCTTCGGGCTGCTTGCGCGCATCCTGGTCGTGCCGGGGCGCACCGTGGTCGCGGTCGAGCAGTTGTTCTATCCCTCGCTGCGCGAAGCGATGCTGGCCGCGGGCGCGAAAGTGGTCACCGTGCCGACCGACACCGAGGGCCTGTGCGTCGAGCGCATTCCGCCCGAAGCGCGCGTGATCTGCGTGACGCCGTCGCACCAGTTCCCCACCGGCGTGGCGATGTCGCCGCAGCGGCGCGCCGCACTGCTGGCCTTCGCGCGGGCACGCAATGCGGTCGTGGTGGAAGACGACTATGACAGCGAATTCCGCTTCGCCGGCCGGCCGCTCGATGCGCTGCAGACGCTGGACCGCTCCGAGTCGGTGTTCTACGTCGGCACTTTTTCCAAGAGCCTGTTCCCCGCGCTGCGCCTGGGCTTCGTGGTCGCGCCGCCGTGGGCCCGCGCGGCGCTGGTGCGGGCGCGCGAACTGGC includes the following:
- the infA gene encoding translation initiation factor IF-1 is translated as MPKEELIEMNGAVTEVLPDSRYRVTLDNGHQLIAYSGGKMRKHHIRILAGDKVSLELSPYDLTKGRITFRHLERRGPPPTNSGNNNAPRR
- the pdxR gene encoding MocR-like pyridoxine biosynthesis transcription factor PdxR, with translation MEPLFELAIRLPGAGSRELLREVHRQLRGAILDGRLQPGARLPATRALAERLGVSRNTVLAAYDLLLSEGYLLARPGAGTYVADILPDSRRGRPARPARGMAAGRDSRLVPLHVPGADLAPTLQPQAARDDFRVGLPDVSAFPFDIWRRLSDRALRRVARQTADYADPQGQQALREAIARHVSFTRAVGCTAGDIVVTAGAQQAFGLLARILVVPGRTVVAVEQLFYPSLREAMLAAGAKVVTVPTDTEGLCVERIPPEARVICVTPSHQFPTGVAMSPQRRAALLAFARARNAVVVEDDYDSEFRFAGRPLDALQTLDRSESVFYVGTFSKSLFPALRLGFVVAPPWARAALVRARELADWHGPVLGQEALAAFIAEGHLARHIRKMRKLYGARRTALLDALARHGAGRLEAIPSNAGLHLSAWLHGPTRADVVVERAAAAGIVLPPLSRFALDPHAPDVPNGLSFGYGLIGEAQIDGAIQRLVQLL
- a CDS encoding MFS transporter, which gives rise to MPTNPTAAPLPERLPMSLGWLALGAFAIGTESFMVAGLLPVLAADLQVSAARAGQLVLLFALSYAVGSPLMAALFARFGRRPLLIASLAAFSGLALAAGLAHGFALLALARIALGLAAGVFLPTASAVAAAMVSPALRGRALAIVSGGGTVAVALGVPLGAWIASWGGWRTAYLLIAAVAALAAWGLALGLPRALAQAPAAAKQAPAFEAARAPGVLPALLVTLLWATGGFSFYTYIALFLSGTLGFGAEGASAVFCAIGVAAALGTAAGGWATDRFGADRVAQGFALLLVVILGGLSFAAQMLPRGLALPLIVGLSALWGFAGWGFGPAQAVRLIRLAPERAPMTLSLNASATYLGIAAGSALGGAAIELFGVSAVGWAGAAMQLTGLALLLRAARRARRACSAPASLCF
- the dbpA gene encoding ATP-dependent RNA helicase DbpA, translated to MTTTNPTAGGTPADNGFATLALTPQTLANLTQLGYTQMTPIQAAALPPALLGKDLIAQAKTGSGKTAAFALALLANLNPRRFAIQAMVLCPTRELADQVTTEIRRLARAEENIKVVTLCGGVALRGQVASLEHGAHIVVGTPGRIMDHLERENLDLSALNTLVLDEADRMLDMGFFDDIVTVARQCPSARQTLLFSATYPEGIAKLAQQFMKNPEQITVQAQHEGSKIRQRWYQVKDSERLHAVSLLLDHFRPVSTLAFCNTKQQCRDLVDVLQAQGFSALALFGELEQRERDQVLVQFANRSCSVLVATDVAARGLDISHLEAVINVDVTPDSEIHIHRVGRTGRVGQQGGSEGLALNLASMNEMGFVGKIEQLQGRESEWHELSELTPAKGTPLKPPMATLQIVGGRKEKIRAGDVLGALTGDCGYTKEQVGKINVNEFSTYVAVDRAIAAEAARKLSAGRVKGKSVKVRLLDQ